One Candidatus Babeliales bacterium DNA segment encodes these proteins:
- a CDS encoding NYN domain-containing protein — MIIVIDAYNYIKSVAGQTFIDDRTAQQWIDIFKEYVRVRHNPIILIFDAGPGYYPSTQRHGGVTVMYAGQQQTADDVIKVWLKAHPGADALLVSSDRELCHCADDARVASVGSYDFYKIFNHVMKQEQEFEQKVTQTVHKTGDLSSSLSLPRRVGHSSKATAEGSSNKNSSEQNQGLDQLEDLDRIMEEGSRGLMKGKIIKEHDAPPRVRGGKKVSKPDKHLMRKIDKI, encoded by the coding sequence ATGATTATAGTAATAGATGCTTACAACTACATAAAATCGGTTGCCGGACAAACGTTTATCGACGATCGAACGGCGCAACAATGGATCGACATATTTAAAGAGTATGTCCGGGTTCGTCACAATCCGATTATATTAATTTTTGACGCTGGACCTGGATACTATCCATCAACGCAGCGGCATGGCGGAGTGACGGTTATGTACGCTGGTCAACAACAAACCGCAGATGATGTGATTAAGGTTTGGCTAAAGGCGCATCCAGGAGCTGATGCTCTTTTAGTAAGTTCTGATCGAGAGCTATGCCACTGTGCAGATGATGCACGTGTGGCGTCAGTAGGGTCATATGATTTTTATAAAATTTTTAATCATGTCATGAAGCAAGAACAAGAGTTTGAGCAAAAAGTTACTCAAACAGTTCATAAGACGGGTGACCTCTCGTCATCCTTGAGCTTACCTCGCCGTGTCGGCCATAGCTCTAAAGCGACGGCTGAAGGATCCAGCAATAAAAACTCATCAGAACAAAACCAAGGTTTGGATCAGCTTGAAGATCTTGATAGGATTATGGAAGAAGGAAGCAGGGGGCTCATGAAGGGGAAAATAATTAAAGAACATGACGCGCCACCTCGTGTTCGGGGTGGAAAAAAAGTATCAAAGCCAGATAAGCATTTAATGCGTAAAATAGATAAAATTTAA
- the rplK gene encoding 50S ribosomal protein L11, giving the protein MAKDLGNIKSRLKLRIKGAAATPAPPVGSTLGQHGVNIMEFCKQFNAKTADRKGETVAVVVTVMKDKTFSFVLKTSPTSELICKKINIQKGSARPHENKVGKISMSDVVEIAKIKLPDLNTRDLEEATKIVAGTARSMGVEVI; this is encoded by the coding sequence ATGGCAAAAGATCTTGGTAACATAAAGTCGAGGCTCAAGCTTCGCATTAAAGGTGCGGCGGCAACTCCGGCGCCACCAGTTGGATCAACTCTTGGTCAACATGGTGTCAATATCATGGAATTCTGTAAGCAGTTCAATGCTAAAACAGCTGACCGAAAAGGTGAGACTGTTGCAGTAGTTGTAACTGTTATGAAAGATAAAACTTTTTCGTTTGTTCTTAAAACATCTCCAACTTCTGAGTTGATTTGTAAAAAAATAAACATTCAAAAGGGATCTGCTCGTCCGCATGAAAATAAAGTGGGCAAGATATCTATGAGTGATGTGGTAGAAATTGCAAAAATCAAACTTCCGGACCTTAATACTCGTGACTTAGAAGAAGCAACAAAAATTGTTGCTGGAACTGCGCGTAGTATGGGTGTTGAGGTTATTTAA
- the nusG gene encoding transcription termination/antitermination protein NusG — protein sequence MKRWYVVQIYAGYEAKIKADLERRIQESPLNERFGGVHFPSAKMKQVFSSGGEEDQQLFPGYMLVEADLSPEVMQIVLEVPRVLRFLGGRTPVPLSQKEVDRIFEKVKGGIVLSGEKEGLLVGSEVSISEGPFSGFVGIVEKVDAENDRITVMVSIFGRMTPVELNFNQVKK from the coding sequence ATGAAACGTTGGTATGTGGTTCAAATTTATGCGGGTTACGAAGCTAAGATCAAAGCTGATCTTGAGCGTCGCATTCAAGAATCTCCTCTAAATGAAAGATTTGGTGGTGTTCATTTTCCGTCTGCGAAAATGAAGCAAGTTTTTAGTTCAGGGGGAGAAGAGGATCAGCAATTGTTTCCAGGCTACATGCTGGTTGAGGCCGATCTGTCTCCAGAGGTTATGCAAATCGTACTCGAGGTTCCTCGAGTTTTAAGATTTCTTGGTGGTAGAACACCAGTTCCTCTTTCTCAAAAAGAAGTTGATCGTATCTTTGAAAAGGTCAAAGGCGGTATAGTCTTGTCTGGCGAGAAAGAAGGATTGTTGGTTGGTAGTGAAGTTTCAATTTCGGAAGGTCCATTTTCGGGCTTTGTTGGGATTGTTGAAAAAGTTGATGCTGAGAATGATCGAATTACGGTCATGGTAAGTATCTTCGGACGTATGACCCCAGTCGAGTTGAATTTTAATCAGGTAAAAAAATAA
- the murA gene encoding UDP-N-acetylglucosamine 1-carboxyvinyltransferase, with protein MSTGYVFVKQSGPLVGEVSLSGAKNAVLAIMASLLLTRGKSVLKNVPGIADVYQMILVLESLGAQVQFDSEKNILEVDTTNLQNNPLAQESVKKFRASLLIFGPLLARFKSVKIAMPGGDAIGARPLDYHIKNFKKMGADVYQDNEFLHATADKLQAQRFVLDYPSVGTTENLMMALVLVEGQSWIVNAALEPEVLDVIEVLQKMGADIQIAPPAMIRIRGVKTLQPVQHSVMYDRLEAGSLLIAGAISKGDVYVPQADGNAMELFLMKLEEMGHVITVGSNGLGVRIQATSNPKAVSFKTGPYPGFPTDLQALMTAAQVTASGKCEIVETVFENRFLHVPEMNKLGANIQASGHYAKLIGTPELQGTDVIATDIRAACALALLGLAAHGETRVIDGSHHWKRGYETLDEKLRSLGAFVELR; from the coding sequence GTGTCAACTGGATATGTTTTCGTTAAGCAATCAGGACCACTCGTTGGTGAAGTTTCTTTGTCAGGGGCAAAAAATGCAGTGCTTGCAATCATGGCTTCATTGTTGCTGACTCGAGGCAAATCTGTTTTAAAAAATGTTCCTGGAATTGCCGATGTATACCAAATGATTTTGGTTTTAGAGTCTCTTGGAGCTCAGGTTCAGTTTGATAGCGAAAAAAATATCTTAGAAGTTGATACAACAAATCTACAAAATAATCCTTTAGCTCAAGAATCAGTTAAAAAGTTTAGAGCGTCACTCCTGATTTTTGGCCCGCTTTTAGCGCGTTTCAAATCGGTAAAAATTGCCATGCCTGGTGGTGATGCAATTGGCGCTCGTCCTCTGGACTATCATATTAAAAACTTTAAAAAAATGGGCGCTGACGTTTATCAAGATAATGAATTTTTGCATGCAACCGCTGACAAACTTCAAGCGCAAAGATTTGTACTTGATTATCCAAGCGTAGGCACTACAGAAAATTTAATGATGGCACTTGTGCTCGTCGAAGGGCAGTCATGGATTGTCAACGCAGCCCTTGAACCTGAAGTGCTGGATGTGATCGAAGTGCTACAAAAAATGGGCGCAGACATCCAAATTGCTCCTCCGGCTATGATTCGTATACGTGGCGTTAAAACGTTGCAGCCCGTGCAGCATAGTGTGATGTACGATCGCTTAGAGGCTGGCTCGCTTTTGATAGCTGGTGCGATTTCAAAAGGTGACGTGTATGTACCGCAAGCTGACGGCAACGCAATGGAACTGTTTTTGATGAAACTTGAAGAAATGGGTCATGTCATTACCGTTGGTTCAAACGGACTTGGCGTTCGTATTCAAGCAACTTCAAACCCGAAAGCGGTTTCATTTAAAACTGGACCTTATCCTGGATTTCCAACCGATCTACAAGCATTGATGACTGCAGCTCAAGTCACAGCAAGCGGAAAATGTGAAATTGTAGAAACGGTATTTGAGAATAGATTTTTGCATGTTCCTGAAATGAACAAGCTTGGAGCAAACATTCAAGCAAGCGGACATTATGCAAAGTTGATTGGTACGCCAGAGCTGCAAGGAACTGACGTCATTGCTACCGATATTCGTGCTGCATGTGCACTAGCTCTTTTAGGACTGGCTGCTCATGGTGAAACTCGGGTAATTGATGGATCGCATCATTGGAAGCGTGGCTATGAAACTCTTGATGAAAAATTGCGATCGCTCGGTGCATTCGTTGAATTGAGATAG
- a CDS encoding ABC transporter ATP-binding protein: protein MNKQLLLSIQNVAKTYHGTPTIHALKNVNLDIYQGEVLSLLGINGAGKTTLSSIIATLHPASSGDILHNGVSIYKDIITYRHMMGFCPQKPNIDAMLTIKDNLMFAGRYFNLPHDVIEKRSKELMKQFQLTKYADAKGSILSGGYKQRFLLARTLMHSPKLVILDEPTVALDPHIRRNLWDVIKQLKNEGVTVLLTTHYLEEAEFLSDRVCILDQGVIKLVDTPDNLKKNYSKANLEDVFIKLMQESEEERKDDL, encoded by the coding sequence ATGAATAAACAACTTTTACTTTCCATTCAAAACGTTGCAAAAACGTATCATGGAACACCTACTATCCACGCACTCAAAAACGTCAATCTTGATATTTACCAAGGCGAAGTTTTAAGCCTACTTGGTATCAACGGCGCTGGAAAAACAACACTTTCGTCCATTATTGCAACACTTCATCCTGCATCGTCAGGAGACATTTTACACAACGGTGTTTCCATTTATAAAGACATTATTACTTATCGTCACATGATGGGATTTTGTCCGCAAAAGCCAAATATTGATGCAATGCTGACCATCAAAGATAATTTAATGTTTGCTGGTCGTTATTTTAATTTGCCGCATGATGTCATTGAAAAACGAAGCAAAGAATTAATGAAACAATTCCAACTCACTAAATATGCAGATGCAAAAGGCTCAATTCTTTCAGGTGGCTACAAACAACGATTTTTACTTGCACGAACACTCATGCATAGCCCAAAGCTTGTTATACTTGATGAGCCAACAGTTGCTCTTGATCCACACATCAGAAGAAATTTATGGGACGTCATCAAACAATTAAAAAATGAAGGCGTGACCGTTCTTTTAACAACCCACTACCTTGAAGAAGCTGAATTTTTATCTGATCGCGTATGCATCTTAGACCAAGGCGTCATTAAATTAGTCGACACTCCTGACAATCTCAAGAAAAATTACAGCAAAGCAAATTTAGAAGATGTTTTTATTAAATTAATGCAAGAATCTGAGGAGGAAAGAAAAGATGACTTATAA
- the rplA gene encoding 50S ribosomal protein L1 — MINHGKKYRKAKETLNKQVALPGKAALQKVKELAFVKFDESVDVSVNLGIDASKGEQVVRGSVALPHGTGKKTRVLVFAEGVKADEARAAGADYVGFEDLVEKISGGWIDFEYTVATPDLMPRLGKLAKVLGPKGLLPNKKLGTVADDVASVVKELKRGKAFFKNDKYGLVHFAIGKVSFGADVLHENLAEFLKVLASAKPSASKGKFIRKITISSTMGIGINVDVDNF, encoded by the coding sequence ATGATTAATCACGGAAAAAAATATCGTAAGGCGAAAGAAACCTTAAATAAACAGGTTGCTTTACCGGGTAAAGCCGCTCTTCAAAAAGTTAAAGAATTAGCTTTTGTTAAGTTTGACGAATCTGTGGATGTTTCTGTGAATTTGGGAATTGATGCTTCTAAGGGTGAACAAGTTGTTCGTGGAAGTGTTGCATTACCTCATGGCACAGGTAAAAAAACTAGAGTTCTTGTTTTTGCTGAAGGCGTTAAAGCTGACGAAGCAAGAGCTGCTGGAGCAGACTACGTAGGATTTGAAGATTTGGTTGAAAAGATTTCAGGCGGTTGGATCGATTTTGAATACACCGTTGCTACGCCAGATCTTATGCCTCGTCTTGGAAAGCTTGCAAAAGTTCTCGGACCAAAAGGCTTATTGCCAAATAAAAAATTAGGTACAGTTGCTGATGATGTTGCTTCTGTTGTAAAAGAATTGAAAAGAGGAAAAGCTTTTTTCAAAAATGATAAATATGGCTTAGTCCATTTTGCTATCGGAAAAGTTTCTTTTGGTGCTGACGTTTTACATGAAAACTTAGCTGAGTTTTTAAAGGTTTTAGCTTCTGCTAAGCCATCTGCGTCAAAAGGAAAATTTATCCGAAAAATTACCATTTCTTCTACAATGGGTATTGGTATTAATGTCGATGTGGATAATTTTTAG
- a CDS encoding thymidine kinase, producing MKNIVFFTVFLSFFTPLITQTHTGSLTVICGSMCSGKSATVIEIVRRALLANNKVLVLKPAIDNRKMLDLEIDPLTYIPSRNGNWIDCVPVRSVQEVADLAQKTNASIIVIDEVHFFTPEADAFFEVVRSLVQSGKKVFVAGLELDFRGEPFGPMPKLLAYADTVMKLTAICSKCGADTYCISQRFVNGQPAHYNDPLFVVGADQYKPHCKSCHIVRRD from the coding sequence ATGAAAAACATAGTTTTTTTTACCGTATTCTTATCATTTTTTACACCACTGATCACTCAAACGCATACTGGCTCTTTAACCGTAATTTGCGGTTCAATGTGCTCAGGTAAGTCAGCAACCGTCATTGAAATCGTCCGAAGAGCGCTGCTCGCAAATAATAAAGTTTTAGTACTGAAACCAGCAATTGATAACAGAAAAATGTTAGACCTCGAAATCGATCCACTTACCTACATTCCTTCTCGAAATGGAAACTGGATTGATTGCGTTCCCGTACGATCAGTACAAGAAGTTGCAGATTTAGCGCAAAAAACAAATGCTTCAATTATCGTCATTGATGAAGTTCATTTTTTCACCCCAGAAGCTGATGCATTTTTCGAAGTCGTTCGGTCACTTGTTCAATCAGGTAAAAAAGTATTTGTCGCTGGGCTTGAACTTGATTTTCGTGGAGAACCTTTTGGCCCTATGCCAAAACTTTTAGCATATGCCGATACCGTCATGAAATTAACAGCTATTTGCAGTAAATGTGGTGCTGATACCTACTGCATATCGCAACGTTTCGTCAATGGACAACCTGCTCACTACAATGATCCTTTATTTGTTGTTGGAGCTGATCAATACAAACCTCATTGTAAAAGTTGTCACATTGTTCGAAGAGATTAA
- a CDS encoding FoF1 ATP synthase subunit gamma, protein MSQLIQLKQRIQAIASIKKITQTMRLISMSSHSKLKKQSEALQRFRGEVKPLLCALTTKNQNASNHIEPQNKNLYIIFAAEKGLCGTFNSAMFAYFNHHLTPETLQNSHIICVGKKAIDYLQSRNIEPLAKFDKVLPNKLEQIAQNLYEQVIKIHENYESVICLSSHPKTFFVQEAQTTTIIPVQQDPCDLENVVSLDDYEWVQDQKSVQASMFQVLLKTNILLILTNSMLSEQSARFLSMDSATRSAEDLLKSMKLAFNKLRQAKITRELIELISGF, encoded by the coding sequence ATGTCACAACTGATTCAATTAAAACAAAGAATTCAAGCAATCGCATCAATCAAAAAAATTACGCAAACCATGCGATTAATTTCGATGTCGTCACATTCCAAACTAAAAAAGCAATCTGAAGCTCTACAGCGCTTTAGAGGTGAAGTGAAACCGCTTTTATGTGCCTTAACAACTAAAAATCAAAACGCAAGCAACCATATCGAACCACAAAATAAAAACTTATACATTATTTTTGCCGCAGAAAAAGGTCTTTGTGGTACTTTTAACAGCGCAATGTTTGCCTATTTTAATCATCATTTAACACCAGAAACACTGCAAAATAGCCATATAATCTGCGTAGGCAAAAAAGCTATCGATTATTTACAATCAAGAAACATTGAGCCTCTGGCAAAGTTCGACAAAGTTCTTCCGAACAAACTTGAACAAATAGCCCAAAACTTGTACGAACAGGTCATTAAAATTCATGAAAATTACGAGTCAGTTATTTGTTTATCAAGTCACCCAAAAACATTTTTTGTTCAAGAAGCTCAAACTACAACGATTATTCCCGTTCAGCAAGATCCTTGTGACCTTGAAAATGTAGTCTCGCTCGACGATTACGAGTGGGTTCAAGATCAAAAATCGGTCCAAGCGAGCATGTTTCAGGTACTGCTCAAAACAAACATCTTACTCATCTTGACTAATTCAATGCTGTCAGAACAATCGGCACGATTTTTATCTATGGACAGTGCAACACGCAGTGCCGAAGATTTGCTCAAAAGCATGAAGCTTGCTTTTAACAAACTTCGCCAAGCAAAAATTACACGAGAATTGATCGAATTAATCTCTGGATTTTAA
- the rplJ gene encoding 50S ribosomal protein L10 codes for MNRHQKENTVQGLSAKFTTNEAAFIVKFQGLTVSDLQELRIKLEKKDGEFKVAKNRLMKLAMSKEADCLGLGSLMKGQTALVFAKSDFTGVAKVLSDFARRNKDLEIVAGCCESQLFDSAGVKRLALIPSREVLLARLCGTLNAVTAKFVYVLAQILEQKVGPVVVAEAEPVTEPTVE; via the coding sequence ATGAATCGACATCAAAAAGAAAACACAGTACAAGGGCTGAGTGCGAAATTTACAACGAATGAAGCAGCTTTTATTGTAAAATTTCAAGGACTAACGGTTTCTGATTTGCAAGAATTACGCATCAAGTTAGAAAAAAAAGACGGCGAATTCAAAGTTGCAAAAAATCGTTTGATGAAATTAGCAATGTCAAAAGAAGCTGATTGTTTAGGTTTGGGATCTTTGATGAAGGGCCAAACAGCTTTAGTATTTGCTAAATCAGATTTTACTGGTGTTGCAAAAGTTCTTAGTGATTTTGCGAGAAGAAATAAAGACTTAGAAATTGTTGCTGGCTGCTGCGAATCACAATTGTTTGATAGCGCAGGGGTAAAGCGACTAGCATTGATTCCATCAAGGGAAGTATTGCTAGCAAGATTGTGTGGCACATTAAATGCTGTTACGGCTAAATTTGTTTATGTTTTAGCACAAATATTGGAACAAAAAGTTGGTCCTGTAGTTGTAGCTGAAGCTGAACCTGTGACTGAGCCAACAGTAGAGTAA
- a CDS encoding (2Fe-2S)-binding protein — MGCCKKNNGGCAASKEAVKEIVGQDHLVCTCMGVMYSEIIEAIGDGAHSFDELSEKLGVGTGCSSCVQEVHEILSSRPHVGCCKL; from the coding sequence GTGGGTTGCTGTAAAAAAAATAATGGTGGATGCGCTGCTTCTAAAGAGGCTGTAAAAGAAATCGTAGGTCAAGATCATTTAGTTTGTACGTGCATGGGCGTGATGTATTCAGAAATTATTGAGGCAATCGGTGACGGTGCTCATAGCTTTGATGAGCTTTCTGAAAAGCTTGGAGTAGGGACAGGGTGCAGCTCATGTGTTCAAGAAGTTCATGAAATTTTGAGCAGTAGGCCCCATGTGGGCTGTTGCAAGCTATAA
- the tsaE gene encoding tRNA (adenosine(37)-N6)-threonylcarbamoyltransferase complex ATPase subunit type 1 TsaE, producing the protein MKTVRYQIQDIDNVASQFSKDARDAAVITFTGSLGAGKTTFVGALLKSWGVDVPVASPTFAYLNIYTLADGRTAYHFDLYRLKNIQEFEMAGFFEYLYQSNSVALIEWPEIVEPVLTHSVCNVELRSVGQDERIMTYEFKN; encoded by the coding sequence ATGAAAACAGTTCGTTATCAAATTCAAGACATCGACAACGTTGCGTCTCAATTTTCAAAAGATGCTCGCGACGCTGCGGTTATAACTTTTACCGGGTCTCTGGGCGCAGGCAAGACAACGTTCGTGGGAGCGTTGTTAAAAAGCTGGGGGGTCGATGTACCGGTTGCGAGTCCAACGTTTGCCTATCTCAATATTTACACGCTTGCTGATGGCAGGACGGCCTATCATTTTGACCTGTATCGATTGAAAAATATCCAAGAGTTTGAGATGGCTGGGTTTTTTGAATATCTTTACCAGTCAAACAGCGTAGCGCTTATCGAGTGGCCAGAGATCGTAGAGCCGGTTCTTACGCACTCTGTGTGCAATGTTGAGCTAAGGTCGGTTGGTCAAGATGAAAGAATAATGACGTATGAATTTAAAAATTGA
- the radA gene encoding DNA repair protein RadA, with product MSKAQNYFECLQCSYQTVKWIGCCPECKSWNSLDEIVTTKVEAKYKASIQPDKHLFTLADIKLEEQARITSACSEWDRVAGGGIVPGSFILVSGDPGIGKSTLLLQISTQLNPKHTIIYFSSEESLPQVKLRFQRIQKTTPDNLLFSDQSSLQAIIEICKSKKPTLVIIDSIQNVLNEETNALPGTISQLKESAFRLMKLAKEHNIAIIATGHITKEGTIAGPKLLEHMVDAVFYLQKEDQWQTRTLRSIKNRFGSINEIGFFHMKGDGLQEVQNINQHLLEQTKNAPGSTLVSSLEGTRPIFLELQALTIPVKFGIPQRIITGIDHKHVVLIAAILEKYLHIPLSKHDIFFKISGGLKTKDQTCDLGIALALLSSYFQQPLAGKTIALAELSLTGQVKPIYNIDIHAKECKTFGFSSMIIAQDQVLHKQDAPSLKRISTVHELLLFFPAEQILD from the coding sequence ATGAGTAAAGCACAAAACTATTTCGAATGTCTTCAATGTTCATATCAAACCGTTAAATGGATCGGCTGTTGTCCTGAGTGTAAATCTTGGAACAGTCTTGATGAAATTGTAACGACAAAAGTAGAAGCTAAATACAAAGCTTCCATTCAACCTGACAAGCATCTTTTTACGCTTGCAGATATCAAACTTGAAGAGCAAGCGCGTATCACGTCTGCATGCTCTGAGTGGGACCGGGTAGCTGGTGGTGGCATAGTTCCAGGATCTTTCATCTTAGTTTCTGGTGATCCAGGAATTGGAAAATCAACCCTTCTTCTTCAAATTTCTACTCAGCTCAACCCGAAACATACTATTATTTATTTTTCATCAGAAGAATCATTGCCACAAGTAAAATTACGCTTTCAAAGGATTCAAAAAACAACTCCTGACAACCTTTTGTTTTCTGACCAATCATCACTGCAAGCAATCATAGAAATTTGCAAAAGCAAAAAACCTACACTCGTCATTATCGACTCTATTCAAAACGTCTTAAACGAAGAAACTAACGCACTTCCGGGTACCATTTCACAGCTTAAAGAATCAGCGTTCCGACTCATGAAATTGGCTAAAGAACATAACATTGCAATCATTGCCACAGGCCACATCACTAAAGAAGGTACCATTGCTGGCCCAAAGCTGCTTGAACATATGGTCGATGCTGTTTTTTATCTTCAAAAAGAAGATCAATGGCAAACTCGAACACTCAGGTCTATTAAAAACCGCTTTGGATCGATTAATGAAATCGGTTTTTTTCATATGAAAGGTGACGGCCTTCAAGAAGTTCAAAACATTAATCAGCATTTACTTGAACAGACAAAAAACGCACCTGGTTCAACACTTGTAAGCTCACTTGAAGGCACAAGGCCCATATTTTTAGAGCTTCAAGCGCTCACTATTCCCGTAAAATTTGGTATTCCACAGCGCATCATTACCGGCATTGATCACAAACATGTGGTACTCATTGCAGCAATTTTAGAAAAATATTTACACATACCACTCAGCAAACATGACATATTTTTTAAAATAAGCGGTGGCCTAAAAACAAAAGACCAAACCTGTGATTTGGGAATTGCTCTGGCTCTACTTTCAAGTTACTTTCAACAGCCTCTTGCTGGAAAAACTATTGCCCTTGCAGAACTCAGTTTAACAGGACAGGTCAAACCGATTTACAACATCGATATTCATGCAAAGGAATGTAAAACCTTTGGCTTTTCAAGTATGATTATCGCCCAAGATCAAGTTCTGCATAAACAAGACGCACCATCTTTAAAAAGAATATCCACAGTTCATGAACTTTTGCTCTTCTTCCCTGCTGAACAAATTTTAGATTGA
- the rplL gene encoding 50S ribosomal protein L7/L12, with product MSKNFDSIIESVEKMSVLDLAELVKALEVKFGVSASAMSAPAAAGESAEAAAPVQEKSEFKVILKDFGADKIAVIKAVRLFVTLGLGEAKKLVESAPVTILEAASKDDAKKAKEALEGAGAKVELA from the coding sequence ATGTCAAAAAATTTTGATTCGATCATTGAGTCTGTTGAAAAAATGTCTGTTTTAGATCTTGCTGAGCTTGTAAAAGCTTTAGAAGTTAAGTTTGGTGTTTCTGCGTCAGCTATGTCTGCTCCTGCAGCTGCTGGTGAAAGCGCTGAAGCTGCGGCTCCAGTTCAAGAAAAATCAGAATTTAAAGTTATCTTAAAAGACTTTGGTGCTGATAAAATTGCAGTTATTAAAGCTGTAAGATTATTTGTAACATTGGGCCTTGGTGAAGCTAAGAAATTAGTGGAAAGTGCTCCGGTTACTATTCTTGAAGCGGCGTCAAAAGATGATGCTAAAAAAGCAAAAGAAGCATTAGAAGGTGCTGGCGCTAAAGTAGAATTGGCGTAA